CTCAATGAGTGTGCGTGAGCGCCCTCGCTGCGCTGGATGTGGGAGGACGGCAGGCCCCTCCTCTACCCAGGCTCAGACCCCAGGTGAACTGAACTGGGGCccctcccagctcagtctcctcctcttcctccacctcccgCATCACTGGTGCCTTGGTTTCCCCTCCTTATTTGCTTGGGCTCGAGTGCCAGGCTCGGCCCACCCTTGGCACCTGGGCTGAGCGGATCTGGGAGCCTCCCCCAGTCTTCCAGGCAGGCATGCCTGATGCCGCCCCCTCACCGGCGGTGCCAGTGCCGGGCTGCGGGTCGGAGCTCACCATGTGCCGGTGCTACAGCTGACAGAGCGGCTTCGGGACGCGGAGAACGAATCCATGGCCAAAATTGCGGAACTGGAAAAACAACTAAGCCAGGCGCGCAAGGAGTTGGAGACCCTGCGGGTGAGGCTGGGAGGTGAGGGGTGGGCCGGGCTCCCAAGAACAGGCCAGCTGCGGCTGCTAGGCTTGACATCTCCCTCCTCCCCGGGAAGAGGATGGGGGCTCGGTGCCAAGGAGCCTGCTGGTGGGCACTGACCCCTCCTGTGGGGCTCGCAGGAGCGCTTCAGCGAATCAACCGCCATGGGCGCCTCCAGGCGTCCCCCTGAGCCTGAGAAAGCGCCTCGCGCTGCCCCGATGCGGCCCTCGGCCCTGGAGCTGAAggtggaggagctggaggagaagGGGTTAATACGTATCCTGCGGGGGCCCGGGGATGCTGTCTCCATCGAGATCCTTCCCGTCGCTGTGGCAACTCCGAGCAGCGCTGATGCTCCGACTCCGGGGGTGCCCACCGGATCCCCCAGCCCAGGTGGGCAGGAGCTTCAGGCTGGCAGGGATGGATGCAGGGCAGGGTCTGGAGGGGAGCCCGGGGGCATCTGTGGCGGGCAGAGTTGGGCGAGGGAGGTTTGGATTGTAGGTTTGGCTCATGGAGGAGCGCATGCGTAGAGAGGGGATGTGGAGACGAGCCCACCCAAGCCTGGGAGCTGACTTGCATCTCCCTCCCGACCCCCCCCTCCACCCCCGCACGGCCCTCGCCGGCTCAGATCTCGCACCTGCCGCAGAGCCGGCTCCTGGAGCAGTGCCGCCGCCACCGCCCCCACTGCCCGGCCTCCAGTCCCCGCAGGAAGCCCCGCCCCCGGCACCCcctcaggccccgcccctcccgggCAGCCCCGAGCCCCCGCCAGCGCCGCCGCTGCCGGGAGACctgccgcccccacccccaccaccgccaccacctcCTGGCACTGACGGGCCGGTGCCTCCGCCACCGCCACCTCCGGGAGGTCCCCCTGATGCCCTCGGAGGACCAGGCTCAGAGCTGGGCCCAGGTGAGTGGAGTGGACCACCTTGGGCCCGGTGCTGGGGGGAGATGGAGGAAGGGacctgggcctcagtgtcctccAGGGTCCTCTGACTGGGGGCCTCTTGCTGCCTCCTGCTTGCCGCATCAGCTCTCTGTGGGCTCAGGTTCCCCCCAGTACCCCCAGCGCTCACCACTCCCCCCACCCCTACTTCCCATCTCAGGACTGAAGGCCAAGAAGCCCATCCAGACCAAGTTCCGAATGCCACTCTTGAACTGGGTGGCGCTGAAGCCCAGCCAGATCACTGGCACTGTCTTCACAGAGCTCAACGATGAGAAGGTGCTGCAGGTGAGTGGCCTTGCCTGGCTCGGAACGTGGGCACCGGAGGAAGAGGGGACTTGCCTGGATCATGCTGGGCACTGGGGGTGGTCATTTCTTCCatgccatttcacagatgaggaggtGGAGACCCAGGGATGGGCATGAAGCCAGACTGACTGGTATCTCTAACAGGCAGAATCCTGCCTGCCCatgccttttcctcctccctgcaGAGAGGTGCACCCCACACCTGCCTCCTTCTGCCTCCAGGCCTCCTTCCCTCCGCTTTCCCACAGACAACTAAGGCTTCGGCCCCACTGATTCCACTTCCAGTGTTCCAAAATGATGTGTTCTCTTACCTCCAGACCATTGTTGCCCTTGTTCcatctgttccctctgcctggaatgtcctttccttccccttttgaCCACTGGCCAGTTCAGCTCTTCCTTTAGCTCTCACGGCGCCAAGTCTGGGTCCCAGGGTTGGGcagccctcctcctccagcctccctgggctTCCCCTGTGCCTCCCATCAGGACTTGTGGTCAGGCTGAATTACTGGCTCTTTGCTGCTCAGGGCCAGATGGATGGGTGGCTCCAGCACCGTGCTCAGCCATGAGAGTGCCAGCCCCTAGCCCCACCCAGCTCCACCTCCTCACCCTGTACCCTCAGGAGCTGGACATGAGTGACTTTGAGGAACAGTTCAAGACCAAGTCCCAAGGCCCCAGCCTGGACATCAGTGCTCTCAAGAGTAAGGCGGCCCAGAAGGCCCCCAGCAAGGCGACACTCATTGAGGCCAACCGGGCCAAGAACTTGGCCATCACGCTGCGGAAGGGCAACCTGGGGGCCGAGCGCATCTGCCAGGCCATTGAGGCGTGAGTGTCCCTGCCCTGGGCTTCGGGCAGCCCGGCCCCTCTGCTAGGGAGGGTTGTCAGGCAGATCCTAGTAAAAGCCTCAATGGTGAGCTCTTTCATCAAGCTTCATTCTAACCCTGGTCCAGGAAACTTGTCCCCATTTTAAGGTGGAGAAAACTGAGTCCATGCCTACATTAGGACATCCCCCTTCCTGCCTCTTTGCCTAGCTGTGAGGACACAGGCTAGGGATTTACACTGATACACGATGGCAACCCCAGCTTCGCAGCTCCTAGTTTCTCTGCATTCCTACCTCTTGCTCTCTGAAGCTGTTGGCAAATAGAAAATActgaaattcatttattcaatcaagGCAGGGGTAGCCCTGCTCCCAGGGACCGGTGGGTATGGGTGATGtccattctcccctccccttcctcccacagGTATGACCTACAGGCTCTAGGCCTGGACTTCCTAGAGCTGTTGATGCGCTTCCTGCCCACGGAGTATGAGCGCAGCCTCATTGCCCGCTTTGAGCGGGAGAATCGGCCCGTGGAGGAGCTGTCGGAGGAGGACCGCTTCATGCTGCACTTCAGCCGCATCCCGCGCCTGTCGGAGCGCATGACCACACTCACCTTCCTGGGCAACTTCCCGGACACAGCCCAGCTGCTCATGCCGGTGTGGGCGGAGCGGGCAGGGTGGTGTGGCCTCGGTGGGGATGGACAGGAGGCAGCTCTCAGCCTGGGCTGAGCGGGGAACCTGGGAGTACTTGAGCCTCCAGATGGAGGAGGCACAAACTAACCTCACCTCCCCATCTCACCCCCAGCAACTCAATGCCATCATTGCAGCCTCAATGTCCATCAAGTCCTCTGACAAACTCCGCCAGATCCTGGAGGTGAGGGGCCAGGAGGTGGGACCCACTCTTGCCTGTTCTGGAGAGTGTGAGAGGGagacccaggccctgcccaccTGCAGTGCAAAACAAGATAACGTTCCCACTTCTCATGAACATGCTGAGAAGGACAAAGCTAAGGTGGGCGGTGAATGGGAATGCCCACAGCAGCCGTGTCTGTAGCAGCTTATCTGGGACCCTGCCGGAGGGCTCAGCCCCCTCTAGGGTTGCTCTGTAAGTAGCAGAGCAAACTTACCTGCTCAGTGGGGGGCCCAGGAGCCAGTAGAAATGGCTGGTGGAAAGGCAGCGACCACACAGCCTAGTAGGGGATGCTGGCAACAAGTTTTGGGGCAGACTAGTGGAGGACAAAATGGGGTCTGCCCATGGTGCTAACTGTGCACATGTGTGCGACCTGTGTGTCCGCACATGTACATGTGCTGTGGCTCTGAGGGGCCTGTGCAGGAGTACATGGGCGCTGAGGGTGTGGGGCCGGCTCCTTGCCACCTTTTCTCCTCCTTGTGTGATATACTCAAGTGGTGTTCGCAGCCCTGGCACCCTGCTGAGCCTCTCCCCTGCCTCTCCCAGATCGTCCTGGCCTTTGGCAACTACATGAACAGTGGCAAGCGTGGGGCAGCCTATGGCTTCCGGCTCCAGAGCCTGGATGCGGTGAGGAGGAGTCCCCGAcctgggggctggggcaggggaccGGCTGGTGGCCTGTGGCTTATAACAGGTCCTCGTGCAGCTGTTGGAGATGAAGTCGACTGACCGTAAGCAGACGCTGCTGCATTACCTGGTGAAGGTCATTGCTGAGAAGTACCCGCAGCTCACAGGCTTCCACAGTGACCTGCACTTTCTGGACAAGGCGGGCTCAGGTGGGGGCACACAGGTCCTTCGGTGTGGGGCGGGCTGTGGGCTGGGGTCAGTTGGGAGAAAGCTAGGGGGCCACAGGATtaaattgggggtggggggctgcctCTCTGATTCACTGACCTGATACCGCCCCATCCCTGGCCTAGTGTCCCTGGACAGTGTCCTGGCAGATGTGCGCTCTCTGCAGCGAGGCCTAGAGTTGACACAGAGGGAGTTTGTGCGGCAGGATGACTGTGTGGTGCTCAAGGAGTTCCTGAGGGCCAACTCACCCACCATGGACAAGCTGCTGGCAGACAGCAAGACGGCTCAGGTGCACCAGGGCCGGCCTCTCCGGGAGGTGGGGGATGTAGGAGCACTAGGTGGCCCATCCTGGAGGGGTGTGGCTATCGCTGCGACCCCTTGGGGGACTGCAGCAGGAACAAGGGGCCACCCTGCCTGGGAGGAGCTGGGATCAGGTGGCCAGTGTCCTAAGGGGTACAGGCTGTAAGAGTCTCTGCTGGGGGACTGACAGGCTGTGCCCGCAGGAGGCCTATGATTCCGTGGTGGAGTACTTTGGAGAGAACCCCAAGACCACATCCCCAGGCCTGttcttctccctcttcagccGCTTCATTAAGGCCTACAAGGTATTCGGGTCTGGGGCAGGCTGGGAGCCCTGTGGGGCACTGAAGCCTTTCCGCTGGACAGCGAAGTGGTAGGGCTGCTTCCGTTTAGGGGGTGGGTAGGGCAGTAGGGAGGGCTACCCTCATGGAGACTGCCTCGGCCCACAGAAAGCTGAGCAGGAGGTGGAACAGTGGAAAAAAGAAGCTGCGGCCCAGGAGGCAGGCGCTGACACTCCTGGCAAAGGGGAGCCCTCAGCACCCAAGGTAGGCAGCTGCTCCTGGCCTAGGTACTGGGCTGCAGGGACACATGGCATCGCATCACCCTCTGGTGCCACCCCCACACCCTCACTGTTACAGACAGACCCTGCcccaggaggctgggatgggaaaGGGTTCCTTCTGCTCAAGCCAGCTGTCCTTGCTGTGGGGGACCATGCAGATATTCCAGGGTTTTGGTGGTGCGGGGGCATCCTGGAGCTGGAGGTATAAATTCCCCCTAGTCACCGCCCAAGGCCCGGCGGCCACAGATGGACCTCATCTCTGAGCTGAAACGGAAGCAGCAGAAGGAGCCACTCATTTATGAGAGTGACCGTGACGGGGCCATTGAAGATATCATCACAGGTAAAAGGGCTTGGCCAGGCCTTGGTCTTATCTTCAGTCTGTCCTTCTGTGCTGTCTTCTGACCCAATCCCCTACCGTCTGTGGGACTGGCTGCCACACTGCCTCTtgctactttttctgtttttctttcctttttccattctctcctccccttcacctgcctcccaccctctgccccgccccgcccccgctcAGTGATCAAGACGGTGCCCTTCACGGCCCGCACCGGCAAGCGGACATCCCGGCTCCTctgtgaggccagcctgggagaaGAGATGCCTCTCTAGCCCCTCAGGTATCCAGATGACGTGGCCTCTGATCCCATGCAGCCCCCGGGACCCTTGAGGGAACTGAGGCATGCTGCCTTCTCCCGGGCCAGTGCATGGCTGGGATGTGTTTTGGGGGGGTGGTTCTGGCAAATATAAACAGTACCCCTCCATGTGCACACAATGTGagtccttaggaggctgagcttgTGCCCTGGAGCGATGCTCCCAGCTCGGGGCAGACTCCTGAGGGGTAAATGTGTCTCCTTTGGCTGCCAGATCTGCGGAACCAGCCCTACATCCGCACAGACACAGGCCGCCGTAGTGCCCGCCGGCGTCCCCCGGGCCCGCCGCTGCAAGTCACCTCCGACCTCTCGCTGTAGCCGCTATTTCTGCAGGTGGATTCTGCAGGGGTGTGGGGCGGTGGGCAGGCTGAGGCTCAAGGAAGGTGGTCCTCAGCTCGGCTGGCCGGGCAGCCCCTCCTTCGCTGTGGCCCGCCTCAAATGGGCTGGTGCATCCTCCTCCGGCCACAGAGGGCAGCATCGCCCGCTCCTCCTCCCAAACGCTGCTTGCAGCACTCATCCCAAAGCCCCCTCCAAATAGCCATACTTAGCCTCAGCGGGAGCCTGGCCTGTAACTTATAAAGTGCACCTCGCCCCCTCAAGCCCCAGCCCCGAGGATCGTCCATGGACCTTATTTTTATACGAGATTAATAAAGATGTTTGCAAAAGATCAGCGTCGGCTCCGTGCCTGCCGCAGCCACCCGCAGCCTGTTTCGCTCAGCAAACGCTTTACTCGTGCAAGCTCTTCTTAGCAGGCCTCTGCAAACCAGCGGGCGCCGGGGAGAAGGGCTGCTTCTCCGGTGGAGTTGTCGGGGAGAGAGCCCCCTTCGAGGGGCGCGGCGGCTCAGGTGTCCGGCCCAGGATCCCGGCTGGAGACCGAAGGGGGCGAGCGCAGGGGTGAGCGGGCAGCTGCGATTAGACCCGCAGGGCCAGCCCCGCAGCAGTTCTTCCGGCTGCCCGGCACTGTGTGCGCCAGTTCTGCCTCCTACCTGGGCAACTGGTCCCTTTTCTTTTCGCTCTGCCCAGTACTTAGTGACGCCAGGAGAGACCTCACTTTACCTCTCCGCGCGTCCCGCCTCCGTCTCCGCCTGCCGGCCCCCGTTTCTTCCGGTCCTGCCCCCGCCCTCCGCCAGCCGGTATAGCCCCATCTGTCTGTCCCGCCTCCGCGCACCTGTCCCGCCCCTCACTGCCTATCCCTCCCCCGCCCGCCTTGGCCGGGCCTAGCTGCCCCGGGTTGAGCCGGATCTTGGGGCGGACGGGCTGGTCGGGCTGGGGAAGGTGGACGCTGGGCTTCGCATCCTGCGTTCCAGGAGTTCCGGCCCCTCCAGGTTAGGAATCTGACAGTAGGGGCGGCGTGCACCTGGGGCGGGCGCCGGGGAGGAGGTAGAGGAGAAGACGGTCGTCAGAGCGGGTCCTGGGGGTTGGAGGCGAGGGCGGGGGTTGTGAATGGCTGGGAGAGGCCCCTCCCGCGGGTCCCCGCGCCCCGAGCCCTGTCGGGGGCGCATCTGCTTTGTGCAGTTTGTGTAGCCAGCGCGCCAGCTCCTAGTTGGAGAGGCCGCTGACGCGCGCCGCCTGGCAGAAGGAGGTGAGGCCAGCGTGGGAGCGCACGGAGCGCCCGTGGCCGCGGGaccagccccacccctgcccctagCCTGGGCTGAGCAGCAGAGCCCTCTCCTTCTTGAAGTGGTAGCTTGGAGAAGAGAGGCGGGGGGGCCGCCTCAGACACCGCCTGCCCCAGCCCTGTCTGTCTCACAGGCGCAGAAGCCACAGCAGGGCGGGAAGCCCCTGCTTTGTCTTTGTCCCAGGGCGGCTTGGGGCCCAGGAAACAGACCCAGAATTCAGGGCTctcgtctctagggcaggaacaTCAGGAGTCCCTGCACGGAGCAGGGTCTGCTCCCCACATCCTAGGCCCAGGAGCTGGTATGGTTGCGCCCACCTCATTACCTCCTGTGCCAACTTGGAGGGCACAAAGCCTTGGCCCAGCAGCTTGAACAGCATTTCCAAGAACAGGTCTGCAGTCCCTGGGGGCCACAGACCTGGCTGTTCCTCACCTGGCCTTGGGGCAGAGAAggtggagaagggagaggagggggctcCCCCAGGCCAGGTCCATCCTCCTCCAACAGCCTTGCCCCTCACCCATGCACTAAGCCAAGTGGTGGTTGTCATCGAGGACACTCATGAAGTCACTGAAGCTTGGCCacctggggagaggggagaaggagcGCTCTGGGTGCCTGCCCCTGCAGAAGGCCTGCCTTGCAGATGTCTGCTGGCAATTCCAGGTGTTAGAGAATCCAGTCCTGCCTCTAGCCAAGGGCAGACCCCAGTTTGAATGGGGGAGAAATGGCCCTTGCCTTGGGGGTTCCCAAATGAGAATTAGGATAAACACAGCCGCAGCGTTTGCAGGCCTTGAGATAGGTGTGTTGGTTAGGGCACGCTTCCTGGAAGAGAGAACTTTAAAATAGGACCAGGCTAGGATTTTGTGGGAAGAGgaggcattctttttcttttcttttcttttttattaagacggagtttcgctcttgttgcccagactggagtgcaaaggcgcgatctcggctcactgcgacctccgcctccaaggttcaagcgattctcctgtctcaagcctcccaagtagctaggattgcagacatgagcaagtgtgcctggctgattttttaaaaattgttagtagagatggggtttctccatgtttgtcaggctggtctccaactcctgacctcaggtgatccactgtgcccggccaggggAGGTATTCTTTAGAAGAATGCCTGGAGGTGGGAGAGGATAAGAGGACAGGCATGAGGCACCCGCTATCTAAGCCTGCCTTCCGCGGAGCCTCGCACGTCTCCTGTAGACTCAGCTGGACACCCACATTGCCCAAAGCTGCTCAGCAGCTTTCCTTCTGCACTGTCCATGGTGCCTATTGGGCTGGAGCTGAACCTTTTGAAGATATCCTGGAAGGCTGAGGGTAGAGGGGGACAGGTGGCGAGACAAACCGCCCACACAGGAACCCTGAGAGCTGTCCACTCTAGCTCAGGTGAGACTGATGACTTGGCTCATTCCAACTCCCTCCTGGgtgttataaatttttatttatttattttgagacagagtctcactctttgcccaggctagagtccacctcagcctcctgagtagctgagatcacaggtacatgccaccacacctggataatttttttaatttgttgtagaggtggggttttgccatgttgctcaggctggtctcgaactcttaggctcaagtaatcctcctgccttggcctcccaaactgttgggattacagatgtgagcctccacGTCTGGCCTATAACTTTTAATATAAagagtggccgggcgtggtggctgaagcctgtaatcccagcactttgggaggccaaggcgggtggatcatgaggtcaagagatcgagaccatcctggtcaacatggtgaaaccccatctctactaaaaatacaaaaaattagctgggcatggtggtgcgtgcctgtcatcccagctactcaggaggctgaggcaggagaattgcctgaacccaggaggcagaggttgcggtgagccgagatcacgccattgcactccagcctgggtaacaagagtgaaactccatctcaaaaaaaaaaaaaaaaaaaaagaaattaatataaagaGTAGCAGTGGCTGTTGTGTGTTGGTACATATTAAGTGCCCATTCAGTCCTCATGTCTAAAACTCATCTttgaaaaacattgaaaattcaAGGTCACATGTCCAAGGTCACGTCTGGCAGTCTGGCTCTGAAGCCACAGTGCTTTGGAGCCCTGCTGGTGCCTGGCATTTAGCAGGCACTGAACATTGCTGATAATGAATAAAGTGATTCTGCTTGGAGGGGGCCCTGCCAATATCAGGACATGTTATTTGGGGGAGCATTGGGGCTGTGGTTTCTTTTACCTTTATCCCTGTGGTCCTAGACCCCATGAGGCAGGGGAACTCAGAtcacccccaccttttttttttttgagatggagtcttgctctgtcgcccaggctggagtgcagtggcacaatcttggctcactgcaacctccgccttcggggttcaagcgattctcttgcctcagcttcctgagtagctgggattacaggcacccgccaccatgcccagctaattttgtatttttagtagagacggggtttcaccatgttggccaggctgattctcgaactcctgatcttgtgctcctcccacctcagcttcccaaagtgttggcattacaggtgtgagccaccgtgcccaaccttcTTTCCCCCAccattttttctagttctttaccTTCTTTTCCATCCTGTTcatcatccatctattcatccatctaaaTATCTGCATTCAGCTATCTACCAATCCATtgagttttcttttcctccctccttcacttacacacacacacacacacacacacacacacacatttttgtgaGCCCTAGGGTTGTAGAGGTGAGCAAATCAGACAAGCATGGAGGGATGGTCACAAACACTGGCTTCCTGCAGTGACCCCAGCTTCAGGGTAGGCAATCTCTGTAGTTCTTTCCTGAGCACCCCCTAATTTGATTACCTACTCCCAATCTTGGGGTCCTCACCTGCCAGCTGCTGGGGTGTCAGGGGCAGCAGATTCTCACCTTTCAAGCTGCCCCAGGAGAAGCAGGTTGGAAAGGTCTTTGCACCCGTTGCAGAGAAATGGCAGGGCCAGCGAGGTCTTACCCCAAACCCAGCCCCCCCAGGCCTGGTCTCCAGTCCTTGCCTTCACCTCTGAGACCCAACATCTGGACCTGACTCTACTGGATGGGCAACCACAGGCCCTGGATTTCTCTGGCCCTCCTCATGGTGTGCTCAGCCTTTGCAGTCATGGCTGCTACTGGCTCCATCCGGGTCAGCCAGGCAGCGTGCAGCTGCAGCCTCCCTTTCTGCATCCTGCCAGCCTGCTCCTCTGCTGGATCTCATGTGAGCAGCCTTTGAGGCTGCCGTGGAGGCCTTAGAGGCAGGGAAGAGACAGGGCAGAGGGGCCCAGCCCACTCAGATACTCAGACTCCAGGGGACCTGGGACCAGGCCTTTGGGTGTACAGTTCCACCTCCTCCCAGGGTCTTCCACATGAGGCTGTGCCACAGCCCTCTCTGCAGGGAACTCTGGGGGAAGGGCTAGGGCAGTGATTCCCCCCTCCCTGGGTGAGGGAAAAGGACCCTCCTCCAGCCCTGGTCACCTGTTTGACTCAGATCTCTTGGTCTTCTGCCCTCTGCTGCCTGAAAGGCAGAGTCACAGGCTCTGAGGCTGGTCCAGCACTCCAGCCCAACAAATGCCAGTCCACCTTCATGGTGGACTTCGGCATCTTTTGGCAGGAGGTGTATCCTGTCCCTCCCCAGAGGTCCACTTCCCCCAGCTGAGGCGCCTGCTgctgctctttcttcttttgagtttctgcCTCCCTTAAGGCATCTGAATCTGCAACTCTACTCTAGATGCTGAGTCAGGATGGCAGAGACCCAAAGAGAGAAGCAGGTCCAGggacttgaagccaggagtaGGAGGGTAGGGCCCAGCCCAATACACACCCACCtatcatgtttaaaaaatacCCCAGGAAACCTAAAAcacttaaaagaacagaaatcaagtAATGTTTGCTCTCagggaattaaactagaaattagtAACAAAAGGATAGCTGGAAAATCCCCCAATACTTGGAGATGAAACAACACACTTgtaggcggggcatggtggctcatgtgctCATGgaggtgcactccagcctgggcgacagagtgagactccatctcggaaaaaaaaaaaaaaaattagtccagcactttggaggatcAAGatgggtggatagcttgagctcaggagtttcagcctgtgcaacatggtgaaaccctgtctctacaaaaaagaaaaaaagccaggcatggtggtacacacctgtagtcccagctacttgggggactgaggcaggagatggtttgaacccaggaggtcaaggctgtagtgaactgagattgtgccactgtagtactgcctgggtgacaaagtgagaaccaccccccccacacacacacacaaatgtcaaaataatacatggatcaaagaagaaatctcaagaaaaatttaaaaatatttcaaacttgaTGAAGATGAAAATACAGCTTATTCAGCATTTgtaggatgcagcaaaagcagtgcttagagggaagtttatagtgtTGAAAGTatgtctaggccgggcgcggtggctcaagcctgtaatcccagcactttgggaggccgaggcgggtggatcacgaggtcgagagattgagaccatcctggtcaacatggtgaaaccccgtctctactaaaaatacaaaaaattagctgggcatggtggcacgtgcctgtaatcccagctactcaggaggctgaggcaggagaattgcctgaacccaggaggcggaggttgcggtgagccgagatcgcgccattgcactccagcctaggtaatgacagcgaaactccgtctcaaaaaaaaaataaataaataaataaataaaataaaataaaattaacaaatcaatCTCTCTCAGGAATATGATCACAAAAATCTTcatcaaaatattagcaaatttaaTTCAATAATGTGTAAAAAGAATTACACATAATGACCAAGTGGGTTCATCTATGAATTAAAGGCTGGTTCAACGTTTGAAAACCAGttaatataatccatcacatcaacagcttaaagaagaaaaatcacaagatCATATAAATAAATGCAGTAAAAGCATTTCACGAAATTTAACacacattaataataaaaactctcagccaATTAGGAATAGAGGGGAACTTTCT
This is a stretch of genomic DNA from Saimiri boliviensis isolate mSaiBol1 chromosome 17, mSaiBol1.pri, whole genome shotgun sequence. It encodes these proteins:
- the FMNL1 gene encoding formin-like protein 1 isoform X1; the protein is MGNAAGSAEQPAGPAAPSPKQPAPPKQPMPAAGELEERFNRVLNCMNLPPDKVQLLSQYDNEKKWELICDQERFQVKNPPTAYIQKLKSYVDTGGVSRKVAADWMPNLGFKRRVQESTQVLRELETSLRTNHIGWVQEFLNEENRGLDVLLEYLAFAQCSVTYDMESTDNGASNSEKNKPLEQSVEDLSKGPPSSVPKSRHLTIKCPPSPRLTPAHSRKALRNSRIVSQKDDVHVCIMCLRAIMNYQSGFSLVMNHPACVNEIALSLNNKNPRTKALVLELLAAVCLVRGGHDIILAAFDNFKEVCGEQHRFEKLMEYFRNEDSNIDFMVACMQFINIVVHSVENMNFRVFLQYEFTHLGLDLYLERLRLTESDKLQVQIQAYLDNVFDVGALLEDTETKNAVLEHMEELQEQVALLTERLRDAENESMAKIAELEKQLSQARKELETLRERFSESTAMGASRRPPEPEKAPRAAPMRPSALELKVEELEEKGLIRILRGPGDAVSIEILPVAVATPSSADAPTPGVPTGSPSPDLAPAAEPAPGAVPPPPPPLPGLQSPQEAPPPAPPQAPPLPGSPEPPPAPPLPGDLPPPPPPPPPPPGTDGPVPPPPPPPGGPPDALGGPGSELGPGLKAKKPIQTKFRMPLLNWVALKPSQITGTVFTELNDEKVLQELDMSDFEEQFKTKSQGPSLDISALKSKAAQKAPSKATLIEANRAKNLAITLRKGNLGAERICQAIEAYDLQALGLDFLELLMRFLPTEYERSLIARFERENRPVEELSEEDRFMLHFSRIPRLSERMTTLTFLGNFPDTAQLLMPQLNAIIAASMSIKSSDKLRQILEIVLAFGNYMNSGKRGAAYGFRLQSLDALLEMKSTDRKQTLLHYLVKVIAEKYPQLTGFHSDLHFLDKAGSVSLDSVLADVRSLQRGLELTQREFVRQDDCVVLKEFLRANSPTMDKLLADSKTAQEAYDSVVEYFGENPKTTSPGLFFSLFSRFIKAYKKAEQEVEQWKKEAAAQEAGADTPGKGEPSAPKSPPKARRPQMDLISELKRKQQKEPLIYESDRDGAIEDIITDLRNQPYIRTDTGRRSARRRPPGPPLQVTSDLSL
- the FMNL1 gene encoding formin-like protein 1 isoform X2, with translation MGNAAGSAEQPAGPAAPSPKQPAPPKQPMPAAGELEERFNRVLNCMNLPPDKVQLLSQYDNEKKWELICDQERFQVKNPPTAYIQKLKSYVDTGGVSRKVAADWMPNLGFKRRVQESTQVLRELETSLRTNHIGWVQEFLNEENRGLDVLLEYLAFAQCSVTYDMESTDNGASNSEKNKPLEQSVEDLSKGPPSSVPKSRHLTIKCPPSPRLTPAHSRKALRNSRIVSQKDDVHVCIMCLRAIMNYQSGFSLVMNHPACVNEIALSLNNKNPRTKALVLELLAAVCLVRGGHDIILAAFDNFKEVCGEQHRFEKLMEYFRNEDSNIDFMVACMQFINIVVHSVENMNFRVFLQYEFTHLGLDLYLERLRLTESDKLQVQIQAYLDNVFDVGALLEDTETKNAVLEHMEELQEQVALLTERLRDAENESMAKIAELEKQLSQARKELETLRERFSESTAMGASRRPPEPEKAPRAAPMRPSALELKVEELEEKGLIRILRGPGDAVSIEILPVAVATPSSADAPTPGVPTGSPSPDLAPAAEPAPGAVPPPPPPLPGLQSPQEAPPPAPPQAPPLPGSPEPPPAPPLPGDLPPPPPPPPPPPGTDGPVPPPPPPPGGPPDALGGPGSELGPGLKAKKPIQTKFRMPLLNWVALKPSQITGTVFTELNDEKVLQELDMSDFEEQFKTKSQGPSLDISALKSKAAQKAPSKATLIEANRAKNLAITLRKGNLGAERICQAIEAYDLQALGLDFLELLMRFLPTEYERSLIARFERENRPVEELSEEDRFMLHFSRIPRLSERMTTLTFLGNFPDTAQLLMPQLNAIIAASMSIKSSDKLRQILEIVLAFGNYMNSGKRGAAYGFRLQSLDALLEMKSTDRKQTLLHYLVKVIAEKYPQLTGFHSDLHFLDKAGSVSLDSVLADVRSLQRGLELTQREFVRQDDCVVLKEFLRANSPTMDKLLADSKTAQEAYDSVVEYFGENPKTTSPGLFFSLFSRFIKAYKKAEQEVEQWKKEAAAQEAGADTPGKGEPSAPKSPPKARRPQMDLISELKRKQQKEPLIYESDRDGAIEDIITVIKTVPFTARTGKRTSRLLCEASLGEEMPL